In Actinomycetota bacterium, a single genomic region encodes these proteins:
- the murD gene encoding UDP-N-acetylmuramoyl-L-alanine--D-glutamate ligase, with the protein MDLSNKRVLVIGLGRSGKAAALKLKSLGASVLASDVSTADEMSALAEELRAGGIDAELGAQDDSLLAGVDLVVVSPGVPSRVPLLSAAGNLGLPVWSEIELAYRLTDKPIIAITGTNGKTTTTTLIGAVFDAAGHSAAVGGNIGTPLVSVADDSGVETLIVEVSSFQLETIVEFRPKIAVLLNITEDHLDRHPNFADYARAKSRIFLNQTADDVAVLNLDDPRVKVLAPRVKARVIGTSKAELMSGVCVSGGRIVLRLDKEIDLCGVGELKVRGSHNIDNVMAVAAACYAAGIDPRVIAETVTGFSGLRHRVEFVGTIDGVSYYNDSKATNVDATVKALTAFTEPLVLLVGGRNKGNSFVPLARSLGLGVKAAVGFGEAGRDILEVMPGDIRREYAATVEDAVVRAAALSHPGDVVLLSPACASFDAFNGYAQRGDAFKKAVMGLGVSDGESKN; encoded by the coding sequence ATGGACTTATCTAATAAGCGGGTGCTGGTCATAGGGCTTGGGCGTAGCGGAAAAGCGGCGGCACTTAAACTGAAAAGTCTCGGAGCGAGCGTTCTGGCGTCGGATGTGTCGACGGCGGATGAGATGTCGGCGCTCGCCGAAGAGTTGCGGGCGGGCGGCATCGATGCGGAGCTGGGGGCGCAGGACGATAGCTTGCTCGCCGGTGTCGATCTCGTCGTCGTCAGCCCCGGCGTGCCGAGCCGTGTCCCCCTGCTTTCGGCGGCCGGAAATCTCGGTCTGCCGGTTTGGAGCGAGATCGAGCTGGCTTACCGGCTTACGGATAAACCGATAATCGCCATCACCGGAACGAACGGCAAGACAACGACGACGACTCTCATAGGAGCGGTTTTCGACGCGGCGGGACATTCAGCCGCGGTCGGGGGCAATATCGGCACACCGCTTGTGTCGGTTGCCGACGATAGCGGCGTCGAGACACTCATAGTCGAGGTGAGCAGTTTTCAGCTCGAGACAATCGTCGAGTTCAGACCGAAAATCGCCGTCCTTTTAAACATTACGGAGGACCATCTCGACCGGCACCCGAATTTTGCCGACTATGCGCGGGCCAAGAGCAGGATTTTTCTAAACCAGACGGCGGATGACGTCGCTGTGCTAAATCTCGACGACCCGCGGGTAAAAGTACTGGCGCCGCGGGTAAAAGCGAGAGTCATCGGCACGAGCAAAGCTGAGCTTATGAGCGGTGTCTGTGTCAGCGGAGGGCGCATCGTCTTGCGGCTCGATAAAGAAATCGACCTCTGCGGCGTCGGCGAACTCAAGGTTCGCGGCAGCCACAATATCGACAACGTCATGGCGGTCGCGGCCGCCTGTTACGCCGCCGGCATAGACCCGCGGGTCATAGCCGAGACCGTGACGGGGTTCTCCGGTCTGCGCCACCGGGTAGAGTTTGTGGGAACAATCGATGGAGTCTCTTATTACAACGATTCGAAAGCGACCAATGTCGACGCGACGGTCAAGGCGCTGACCGCCTTTACGGAGCCGCTCGTTCTTCTGGTCGGTGGCAGAAATAAAGGCAACAGTTTTGTCCCGCTGGCCCGGAGTTTGGGTCTGGGCGTCAAAGCCGCGGTCGGTTTTGGCGAGGCGGGTCGCGATATCTTAGAGGTGATGCCGGGAGATATCCGCCGGGAATACGCGGCCACGGTCGAAGACGCGGTGGTGCGCGCGGCGGCCCTTTCGCACCCGGGCGACGTGGTGTTGTTATCCCCGGCATGCGCGAGTTTCGACGCGTTCAATGGTTACGCTCAAAGAGGGGACGCCTTTAAGAAAGCCGTTATGGGCCTTGGGGTAAGCGATGGCGAGAGCAAGAACTAA
- the ftsZ gene encoding cell division protein FtsZ — protein sequence MLDAGANYLAVIKVVGVGGGGTNAVNRMIEAGLRGVEFIACNTDAQALLMSDADYKVHIGANLTKGLGAGADPGVGYQAAEESREDIKEALQGSDMVFVTAGKGGGTGTGAAPVIAGIAKEIGALTVGVVTRPFSFEGRKRSMQADEGIMRLRETVDTLIIIPNDRLLHVAEKKTSIIEAFRLADDVLRQGVQGITDLITVPGLINLDFADVRTIMTNAGSALMGIGVSSGDNRAVESARAAISSPLLEASIEGAQGVLLNISGGSDLGLFEVNEAAEVIANAAHPEANIIFGAVIDDTLGDEVRVTVIATGFDIRKHEKLEFIPKSMDEQSSMPTFDTEDLDIPTFLRKK from the coding sequence ATGTTGGACGCGGGCGCCAATTACCTGGCTGTGATAAAAGTAGTCGGAGTAGGGGGCGGCGGCACTAACGCGGTGAACCGGATGATTGAAGCCGGGCTTCGCGGCGTTGAGTTTATCGCCTGCAACACCGATGCCCAGGCGTTGTTGATGTCCGACGCCGATTATAAGGTTCACATAGGGGCAAACCTCACGAAGGGTTTAGGCGCGGGTGCGGATCCCGGAGTCGGTTACCAGGCGGCCGAAGAGAGCCGTGAAGATATTAAAGAGGCGCTCCAGGGGTCGGATATGGTTTTTGTCACCGCCGGAAAAGGCGGCGGTACGGGAACGGGAGCGGCTCCGGTAATAGCGGGTATAGCGAAGGAAATCGGGGCGCTGACCGTCGGTGTCGTAACACGGCCGTTCAGCTTCGAGGGCAGGAAGCGCTCGATGCAGGCGGACGAAGGAATCATGCGCCTGCGAGAGACAGTCGACACCCTTATAATTATTCCTAACGACAGGCTTTTGCATGTCGCCGAGAAAAAGACCTCGATTATAGAGGCCTTCAGACTAGCGGACGATGTCCTCAGGCAAGGCGTGCAGGGCATCACCGATTTGATTACAGTCCCGGGCCTCATAAACCTCGACTTCGCGGATGTCAGAACGATTATGACCAATGCGGGTTCGGCGCTTATGGGCATCGGAGTGTCGAGCGGCGACAACAGGGCCGTCGAATCGGCGAGAGCGGCTATTTCGAGCCCGCTGCTCGAAGCGTCCATCGAAGGCGCGCAGGGTGTTCTGCTCAATATATCGGGCGGCTCGGACCTGGGTCTCTTCGAGGTCAACGAAGCGGCGGAAGTCATAGCCAACGCGGCCCACCCCGAAGCGAACATTATTTTCGGCGCGGTCATAGACGATACGCTCGGCGATGAGGTAAGAGTGACCGTTATAGCGACGGGCTTTGATATCAGGAAGCACGAGAAACTCGAATTTATCCCGAAATCCATGGATGAGCAGTCTTCGATGCCGACGTTCGACACCGAAGACCTCGACATACCGACATTCTTGCGCAAAAAATAG
- the mraY gene encoding phospho-N-acetylmuramoyl-pentapeptide-transferase, whose amino-acid sequence MIAFFRYPTYQIFMTAVMALMITAALTPIWIKLLRREGLGQVVRIDGPQKHLTKSGTPTMGGIIILFTIAVTYSLIATTTMRGVVAIVTILACGLLGFVDDYSKVVKARSLGLRARAKVFWQLVIAVVAGVLAVNFAGLDTDVSVPLTNIVIPMGQPSFKIAFAGIDVIIPLLYVAFVYLIIAATTNTVNLTDGLDGLAAGTVTISMLAFAGIAFQQGRLDLAIICAAAGGACIGFLWFNSYPASIFMGDTGSLGLGGAIAIMSILTETELLLVLIGGIYVIEGLSVIAQVISFRLFNVRVLKMAPIHHHFEMLGWSETQIMMRFWIVSGILSGIGFGVYFMMAAGGG is encoded by the coding sequence ATGATCGCATTTTTTAGGTATCCGACATACCAAATATTTATGACGGCCGTGATGGCGCTGATGATAACGGCGGCGCTGACGCCTATCTGGATAAAGCTGTTGCGCAGGGAGGGTTTGGGCCAAGTCGTCAGAATCGACGGGCCCCAGAAACACCTGACCAAGTCGGGAACTCCGACTATGGGCGGGATTATCATCCTATTTACCATCGCCGTCACTTATTCTCTGATAGCGACGACTACGATGCGCGGTGTCGTAGCGATTGTTACCATTCTTGCCTGCGGTTTGTTGGGATTTGTCGACGATTACAGTAAAGTGGTAAAGGCGAGGTCGCTAGGCTTAAGAGCGCGAGCCAAGGTTTTCTGGCAGCTTGTAATCGCCGTTGTCGCCGGTGTGCTCGCCGTCAATTTCGCCGGGCTCGATACCGACGTCTCTGTTCCCTTGACCAACATCGTCATACCTATGGGACAACCGTCCTTTAAAATCGCCTTCGCCGGCATAGATGTCATCATTCCGCTCTTATATGTCGCGTTTGTTTATCTGATAATCGCGGCGACGACAAATACGGTCAATCTTACCGACGGACTCGACGGGCTGGCGGCCGGAACCGTAACCATATCTATGCTCGCGTTCGCGGGTATCGCCTTCCAACAGGGGAGGCTCGACCTAGCCATAATCTGTGCCGCGGCAGGGGGGGCGTGTATAGGATTTTTATGGTTCAATAGCTATCCGGCGAGCATTTTTATGGGGGATACCGGTTCGCTGGGTTTAGGCGGAGCTATCGCGATAATGTCGATTCTGACCGAGACCGAGCTGTTGCTCGTTCTAATCGGAGGTATTTATGTGATCGAAGGCCTCTCCGTTATCGCGCAAGTGATAAGTTTTCGCCTGTTCAATGTGAGGGTCTTGAAGATGGCCCCCATCCATCACCATTTCGAGATGCTCGGTTGGTCCGAGACGCAGATCATGATGAGGTTTTGGATAGTCTCCGGGATTCTCTCGGGCATCGGGTTTGGCGTCTACTTCATGATGGCGGCAGGGGGCGGCTAA
- the murB gene encoding UDP-N-acetylmuramate dehydrogenase has protein sequence MNRAYYSLRQVLGDNVVKNKILAKETSIRAGGPAALFAVADSFDQLRAVLYSANEWGLPLFVIGKGSNLLVSDAGFQGIVVRLGKDFMLKRVDGNKIQAGAAVSLPLLVQTASKHALDGMTFAVGIPGSLGGALVMNAGAHEHCIGDVISSVMVFTKACEFRVLGVRDLCFEYRNGNFDKDDIIVEATLALTPGEPEIIKRRMEEWFDQRKSNQPLQFPNAGSVFRNPKRTPAGLLIEKAGCKGMRSGDAEVSEKHANFIINRGSARASDIYSLIKAVQIRVFEHTGVHLEPEIEFLGEFEEI, from the coding sequence TTGAACAGGGCTTATTATTCACTCCGACAAGTCTTGGGCGACAACGTCGTCAAGAACAAGATTCTTGCCAAGGAGACGAGCATCCGGGCCGGCGGACCCGCCGCGCTTTTTGCTGTGGCGGACTCGTTCGACCAATTAAGGGCGGTCCTGTATTCGGCTAACGAATGGGGTTTGCCCCTCTTTGTCATCGGCAAGGGCTCGAACCTTCTCGTATCGGATGCCGGCTTCCAGGGAATCGTGGTGCGTCTCGGAAAAGATTTCATGCTCAAGCGAGTCGACGGCAATAAGATTCAGGCCGGCGCCGCGGTTTCGCTGCCGTTGCTGGTGCAGACGGCGTCTAAGCATGCGCTCGACGGCATGACGTTTGCCGTGGGAATTCCCGGCAGCCTCGGGGGCGCGCTGGTAATGAACGCGGGCGCGCACGAGCACTGTATCGGTGATGTCATCAGTAGCGTAATGGTTTTTACGAAAGCTTGCGAATTCAGAGTCTTGGGAGTTCGCGACCTTTGTTTCGAGTATCGCAACGGTAATTTCGACAAAGACGATATCATAGTCGAAGCCACGCTCGCGCTGACTCCCGGCGAGCCTGAAATAATAAAGCGCCGGATGGAGGAGTGGTTTGACCAAAGAAAGAGCAACCAGCCGCTACAATTTCCCAACGCGGGCAGTGTCTTTAGAAACCCCAAGAGAACGCCGGCGGGCTTGTTGATAGAAAAAGCCGGGTGTAAAGGGATGCGCAGCGGTGACGCCGAAGTCTCAGAGAAGCACGCGAACTTTATTATTAATCGCGGCTCGGCTCGGGCATCGGACATATACTCGCTGATAAAAGCGGTTCAGATAAGGGTCTTCGAGCATACGGGGGTCCATCTCGAGCCGGAGATAGAGTTTCTTGGAGAATTCGAAGAGATATGA
- the ftsW gene encoding putative lipid II flippase FtsW: MARARTKDRHDYHRLLGLVFVMILLGLVMVLSASSIRAFASTGDSYYYIKKQSLAALIGFVVLMVASRTPLRTIRGLARPAVGLSLIMLVAVLIPGIGKTAGGASSWFSFGGFQIQPSEIAKLAVILLTADVFTRYGKDLNNLKELFYSYAVVIILVVTLIMLQPDMGTTIAICLALLATVFVAGFNLKYLLLLVTMGGIGATYLIYSASYRLKRISAFLDPSADPLGAGYQIMQSLLAFGSGGLFGVGLGMSRQKYFYLPAAHTDFIFAIIGEEVGLLGTLATILLFAAFAYYGVRISLKCNSRFGRLLGTGVTSMVVLQALVNMGTVTQILPITGIPMPFISYGGSSLIVNLAAVGLLLSIAVENERESTSRRRRSRVRLFDGSREDAAERKTTSRSRKTKKSASRKKPVAASSHVVSIKDAKSPTSAKAASKKRKTSAKKRSSSSASNATGRPRTNASDNKRRRDSGTRVSGSGSSRGTTKSKKRP, translated from the coding sequence ATGGCGAGAGCAAGAACTAAAGACAGGCATGATTATCATAGGTTGCTCGGATTAGTCTTCGTCATGATTTTGCTCGGGCTCGTCATGGTGTTGTCGGCGAGTTCTATTCGCGCATTTGCGAGCACCGGTGACAGTTATTACTATATCAAGAAGCAATCACTGGCGGCGTTGATAGGCTTCGTGGTACTTATGGTCGCGTCCCGCACCCCGTTGCGGACGATACGGGGACTCGCGCGTCCCGCAGTCGGCTTGTCGTTAATAATGCTGGTCGCCGTGTTGATTCCGGGAATCGGTAAGACCGCCGGCGGTGCGAGCAGCTGGTTTTCGTTTGGCGGGTTTCAAATACAGCCTTCAGAGATAGCTAAACTCGCGGTCATCTTATTAACGGCGGACGTCTTTACGCGGTACGGCAAAGACCTTAACAACCTGAAAGAGCTGTTCTACTCATATGCGGTAGTAATAATATTAGTGGTGACCCTTATTATGCTCCAGCCCGATATGGGGACGACCATAGCTATCTGCCTGGCGCTCCTGGCTACCGTCTTTGTCGCCGGTTTTAACCTGAAGTACCTTTTGTTGCTGGTGACGATGGGAGGAATCGGTGCGACCTACCTTATATATTCCGCGTCCTATCGCCTCAAGCGCATCTCAGCCTTTCTAGACCCCTCGGCCGACCCATTGGGAGCCGGTTATCAGATAATGCAGTCGCTGCTGGCGTTTGGGTCCGGCGGGCTTTTCGGTGTGGGCTTAGGGATGAGCAGGCAAAAGTATTTCTACCTTCCGGCGGCGCATACCGATTTCATCTTCGCTATAATCGGTGAGGAGGTCGGGCTGCTCGGAACACTGGCAACCATCCTTCTGTTCGCCGCGTTTGCCTATTACGGCGTGCGAATATCGCTCAAATGCAACAGTCGCTTCGGGCGATTGTTGGGCACGGGTGTTACTTCTATGGTAGTGCTGCAAGCCTTGGTGAATATGGGAACGGTAACGCAGATTCTGCCCATAACCGGCATACCGATGCCGTTCATAAGCTACGGTGGTTCTTCGCTCATAGTCAACCTCGCGGCGGTAGGGTTACTCTTAAGCATCGCTGTCGAAAACGAGCGTGAGTCAACCTCGCGGCGTCGGAGGTCAAGGGTGCGTTTATTCGACGGCTCCCGTGAGGACGCGGCGGAACGCAAGACCACGTCACGCTCGAGAAAGACGAAGAAGAGCGCCTCGCGGAAGAAGCCCGTCGCGGCGTCCTCGCATGTGGTATCGATAAAAGACGCGAAGAGCCCCACCTCCGCCAAAGCCGCGAGTAAAAAGCGTAAAACCAGTGCAAAGAAGCGTTCAAGCAGTAGCGCAAGTAATGCGACAGGGAGACCTAGAACGAATGCGAGTGATAATAAGCGGCGGCGGGACAGCGGGACACGTGTATCCGGGTCTGGCTCTAGCCGCGGCACTACAAAGAGCAAAAAAAGACCTTGA
- a CDS encoding UDP-N-acetylmuramate--L-alanine ligase yields the protein MVEKTKHFHFIGIGGAGMSGIAKVLLEKGFQVGGSDLKESRYTKALREAGAEISIGHDSAAMGTPDVVVVSTAIPEVNPELRAARERGLKVIRRAEMLARLGRDKRSIAVAGTHGKTTTTSMISATFDKTNQNPTFLIGGELNDIGSNAKYGSGEFFITEADESDGSLLFLRPEAIIITNIEADHLDYYASLEEIDDVFYDFVELLPQDGFVVCCGDDAGVKRLMARSDKRFITYGVDLDDGATVADYDFTARNVGEMRLGCAYDLYIRGEYVAKVELNVPGMHNICNSLATIAISVEFGLDLGGALGALKQFCGVKRRFQLIGTTPDFVLFDDYAHHPTEVKATLSAAKSGEWKRLICIFQPHRYSRTKFLGKDFGASFSDADMIVLTDVYSAGEEPIPGVSGKSIVDALLAQDPRKNVVYLPNKAEIPKYLRANVKEGDLVLTMGAGDISTIGEDLLSLYSRNGCTWALTI from the coding sequence ATGGTTGAAAAGACAAAACATTTCCATTTCATAGGGATCGGCGGCGCGGGCATGAGTGGTATCGCAAAGGTGCTGCTCGAGAAGGGTTTTCAGGTCGGCGGGTCGGACTTGAAAGAATCCCGCTACACGAAGGCGTTGCGTGAGGCGGGCGCGGAGATATCGATAGGACACGATTCCGCGGCGATGGGTACGCCGGATGTGGTCGTTGTCTCAACAGCTATACCTGAAGTAAACCCTGAGCTTAGGGCAGCGCGCGAGCGGGGCCTAAAGGTGATTCGTCGAGCCGAGATGCTTGCCCGGCTCGGAAGAGATAAACGAAGCATCGCGGTGGCCGGTACGCACGGCAAGACTACGACTACCTCGATGATCTCCGCGACCTTCGATAAGACAAACCAAAACCCGACGTTTCTGATAGGCGGCGAACTCAATGATATCGGGAGCAACGCCAAGTACGGCAGCGGAGAGTTTTTTATAACCGAGGCCGATGAGAGCGACGGGTCGCTCCTTTTTCTACGGCCGGAAGCGATTATAATAACCAACATCGAAGCGGACCACCTCGATTACTACGCGTCGCTCGAAGAGATAGACGATGTTTTCTACGATTTTGTCGAGCTGTTGCCGCAAGACGGTTTTGTCGTCTGTTGCGGCGATGACGCGGGCGTCAAACGTCTCATGGCGCGCTCGGACAAGAGGTTCATCACTTACGGCGTGGATTTAGATGACGGCGCCACCGTAGCGGACTATGATTTCACGGCGCGTAACGTCGGCGAAATGAGGCTCGGGTGCGCGTACGACCTCTACATTCGCGGAGAGTATGTCGCGAAGGTCGAGTTGAACGTCCCGGGCATGCACAATATATGTAATTCTCTCGCCACAATCGCTATCAGCGTCGAGTTCGGTTTGGATTTAGGCGGAGCGCTCGGTGCCCTTAAGCAGTTTTGTGGCGTTAAGCGCCGTTTTCAGCTCATCGGAACGACGCCGGACTTTGTCCTCTTCGATGACTATGCCCACCATCCGACCGAAGTCAAGGCGACCCTGAGCGCCGCGAAGAGCGGAGAATGGAAGCGTCTTATCTGCATTTTCCAGCCCCACAGGTATTCCAGGACGAAATTTCTCGGCAAGGATTTCGGCGCTTCGTTTTCGGATGCCGACATGATTGTGCTGACGGATGTATATTCGGCGGGCGAAGAGCCGATACCAGGCGTGTCCGGGAAATCGATAGTCGATGCGTTGCTCGCGCAAGACCCGAGAAAGAATGTGGTCTACCTGCCGAATAAGGCGGAGATACCCAAGTATTTGCGGGCGAACGTGAAAGAAGGCGACCTCGTGCTGACGATGGGGGCCGGAGACATATCGACCATAGGCGAGGATTTGCTTAGCCTGTACTCAAGGAATGGTTGCACGTGGGCGCTCACTATTTGA
- a CDS encoding FtsQ-type POTRA domain-containing protein gives MVEGRNLARAKAEERQRKLVDIRRTRRKQILVIASVAVAVVLGTAQLFRSGVFDVKSVDISGNKYVSPVKIVETSGVSENTNLLSVPTGKLAVKIEKDPWVKSVVVKRAWPSTLKIVIDERVPKALISHTGKFFLVDEELFIIAERRYAEGINVPIITDLPVGKIKVGRHLLNGSLENAMNCLKEMSPAFQRSINLVSASSIDKLTLYNKDNVEILFGRAENAGDKHKILDTIIGKQGKQVIQIDIRNYPKSDPVIKRIDSVP, from the coding sequence ATGGTCGAAGGAAGAAATCTTGCGCGCGCTAAAGCGGAGGAGAGACAGCGGAAGCTCGTAGACATCAGGCGCACCAGGAGAAAACAGATACTGGTAATCGCATCGGTCGCCGTCGCCGTCGTTCTGGGCACGGCGCAACTCTTTAGGTCCGGTGTATTCGATGTTAAAAGCGTGGATATCTCCGGCAATAAATATGTCTCGCCCGTGAAAATCGTCGAGACGAGCGGGGTAAGCGAGAATACTAATTTGTTGAGTGTGCCTACAGGCAAGCTGGCGGTCAAAATCGAGAAAGACCCGTGGGTAAAGAGCGTAGTCGTAAAACGGGCTTGGCCGAGCACGCTCAAGATAGTCATAGATGAGCGTGTGCCGAAAGCGCTTATATCTCACACCGGAAAGTTCTTTCTCGTCGACGAGGAGTTGTTTATAATAGCGGAGCGCCGGTATGCCGAAGGCATAAACGTTCCCATTATCACCGATTTACCCGTCGGCAAAATAAAGGTCGGGCGGCACCTCTTGAACGGGTCTCTGGAAAACGCCATGAACTGCCTGAAAGAAATGAGCCCGGCTTTTCAAAGATCGATTAATCTTGTTTCGGCGTCGTCAATCGACAAGCTGACCTTGTATAACAAAGACAATGTCGAGATACTCTTTGGCCGTGCCGAGAACGCCGGGGATAAGCACAAGATTCTCGACACGATCATCGGCAAACAAGGGAAACAAGTGATTCAGATAGATATCCGCAATTACCCTAAATCGGACCCGGTCATAAAACGGATCGATTCGGTGCCGTAA
- the murG gene encoding undecaprenyldiphospho-muramoylpentapeptide beta-N-acetylglucosaminyltransferase yields MRVIISGGGTAGHVYPGLALAAALQRAKKDLDILFVGTSAGLEATLVPQAGHGFKAIEAKGLPRKPSFKAFGTFLSAGKGTIEAVNLLRHFKPDIVIGMGAYVSLPVVGAAVLLHIPTVVHEQNAVPGLVNRVLGRVASAVAVSYPDMAEFFPRGKRVEVTGNPIRREILDAHREAAVKAFGLDEKRKTLLVFGGSRGARKINEAVVEAYDTWRHNDGLQIVHATGKINFELVKRAIEDMRRGDDSLRYDALPYIDDMSVAYAGSDLLVCRSGATTIAEISAKGLPAILIPYPYATDNHQEKNARSLKDTGAAEVILDRELSGDALREMVDSLISDEGRLRAMREASLAFGKPDADENLAALVFEIGEANLPAKV; encoded by the coding sequence ATGCGAGTGATAATAAGCGGCGGCGGGACAGCGGGACACGTGTATCCGGGTCTGGCTCTAGCCGCGGCACTACAAAGAGCAAAAAAAGACCTTGATATTTTGTTTGTCGGCACCAGTGCGGGTTTAGAGGCGACTTTGGTTCCGCAAGCCGGACATGGCTTCAAAGCCATCGAGGCAAAAGGCTTACCCCGAAAGCCGTCGTTTAAGGCGTTCGGTACTTTTCTTTCAGCCGGCAAGGGAACGATAGAGGCTGTGAACCTTCTGCGGCATTTCAAGCCCGATATCGTCATCGGAATGGGCGCGTATGTTAGCCTGCCGGTCGTTGGCGCGGCGGTATTGCTCCATATTCCAACCGTCGTCCATGAGCAAAACGCGGTACCCGGGCTTGTAAACCGGGTTCTCGGGCGGGTGGCGAGCGCCGTAGCCGTCTCCTATCCGGATATGGCGGAATTCTTTCCTCGCGGCAAGCGCGTCGAAGTCACCGGCAACCCTATTCGCCGGGAGATACTAGACGCTCACCGCGAAGCCGCCGTAAAAGCGTTTGGGCTCGACGAAAAACGTAAGACCCTGTTGGTCTTTGGCGGCAGCAGGGGGGCGCGGAAGATAAACGAAGCGGTGGTCGAGGCGTATGATACGTGGCGCCATAACGACGGCTTGCAGATAGTCCATGCTACGGGTAAGATAAACTTTGAACTGGTAAAGAGAGCGATTGAGGATATGCGAAGAGGGGACGATAGCCTCCGTTACGACGCTCTCCCGTATATCGACGACATGAGTGTCGCTTACGCCGGTTCCGATCTTTTAGTCTGCCGGTCGGGAGCGACTACGATTGCCGAGATATCGGCGAAAGGTTTGCCGGCGATACTTATCCCATATCCATACGCGACCGACAATCACCAGGAAAAAAATGCCCGAAGCCTTAAAGATACAGGCGCGGCCGAGGTCATATTGGATAGGGAACTGTCGGGCGACGCATTACGTGAAATGGTCGACTCGCTCATATCGGATGAAGGGCGCTTGCGCGCCATGAGAGAAGCGTCGCTCGCGTTCGGAAAACCGGATGCGGATGAGAACCTGGCGGCCCTCGTCTTTGAGATCGGTGAGGCGAACTTACCCGCGAAGGTCTGA
- the pgeF gene encoding peptidoglycan editing factor PgeF, whose translation MGNPRDDNNDDYSDYGLTLEVVDGTGLYISKALREERGILVAFTTREGGASRAPYDSLNLALHVGDNDAAVIQNREALRALLGLDPALMTCAEQVHGGGVAVVDESIAGSGAVSLKEAVRGVDALVTNLEAVPLTLFFADCVPVVIVEPRRRVIGAAHAGWRGVYAGIVENTINRMVEDRAVEPADLTAFIGPSIGGCCYRVGEDLIKKFAEKFSDKERWFNGGKLDLPALVCYRLEEAGVGPAKIFTCEDSCTSCRTDLFFSYRGDGCVTGRQAAVAAVFPRID comes from the coding sequence ATGGGAAACCCTAGAGACGACAACAACGACGACTATTCGGACTACGGGTTGACGCTTGAGGTTGTCGACGGAACCGGTTTATATATATCGAAAGCGCTCCGTGAAGAGCGCGGGATTCTCGTCGCTTTCACCACGCGGGAAGGCGGAGCGAGTCGGGCGCCTTACGACTCGCTCAATTTGGCGCTCCATGTAGGCGACAACGACGCGGCGGTTATTCAAAACAGAGAAGCGCTCCGCGCCTTGCTTGGATTAGACCCCGCGCTGATGACCTGTGCCGAGCAGGTACACGGAGGCGGGGTGGCCGTTGTCGATGAGTCTATCGCGGGCTCCGGAGCGGTCTCGTTAAAAGAAGCCGTCCGCGGGGTCGATGCGCTCGTCACAAATCTCGAAGCCGTACCGTTAACCCTTTTTTTCGCGGATTGCGTCCCCGTTGTCATTGTGGAGCCCCGGCGTCGCGTAATCGGCGCGGCGCACGCCGGATGGCGGGGAGTCTACGCCGGCATAGTGGAGAACACAATCAATAGAATGGTCGAAGACCGGGCGGTCGAGCCCGCCGACTTGACGGCCTTTATCGGTCCGTCGATCGGCGGCTGCTGTTATCGGGTCGGCGAAGACCTTATAAAGAAGTTTGCGGAAAAATTTTCGGACAAGGAGCGCTGGTTCAATGGGGGCAAATTGGACTTGCCTGCGCTAGTCTGTTATCGATTAGAGGAAGCCGGCGTTGGCCCGGCGAAAATATTTACTTGCGAAGATAGTTGCACTTCTTGTAGGACCGACTTGTTCTTTTCCTATAGGGGCGATGGATGTGTGACCGGCCGCCAGGCGGCCGTCGCGGCGGTCTTTCCTCGCATAGATTGA